The sequence below is a genomic window from Halanaerobiales bacterium.
TAATCTTGCTATATCAACTGCTTTTCTTCTTTTTATTTTTTTGAAAATACTATAATATTTATCACTATATTTTGGTAAAATAACTTTAGTTAATATTTCATTTTTGTTGAGATCTGTACTGTAAGGACCAGTAATAAATTCAGGTAAACTTAAGCTTCTTGTTCCATTAACAGATTTTAAAACAACTTCTGCTTTTAAAGCAATTAGTGGTGATAAAAGATCTGCAGCAGGAGAAGCATTTACTACATTTCCTCCAACTGTACCTCTATTTCTAATTTGTGTTGAACCAATTGTTACTGCTCCCTGAGCCAGAACAGCACTATTTTTATTTATCAATTCACTTTTTACCAGTTCTGAATGAGTAACAAGTGCTCCAATTTCTATTTTATCTTCTTTTTCTTTAATTCCTTTCATTTCAGTTATATTGGAAATATCTAAAAGATAATCTACCTTATCATTATCAATATCATCTTTATGCATTTCCACTAAAAGGTCAGTACCACCTGCAATTAATTTAACCTTATTATATTTATCTAAATAATTAAGAGCTTCATCAATTTTTTTAGCCTGTAAAAATTCATATTCTAGCATTATTTATCCCCTCCTTTACTCAAATTACGACCAATAAGGACTCTTTCCAGATTAAGAGGGAGATCCCTTATTCTCCTATTTAAAGCCTGTGCTGTTGCATTTGCAATAGCAGCACTACCAAGTTCTAAGGTAGGTTCACCTATTGATTTGGCACCATAGGGACCATTAGGATCTGGATTTTCTACAATTATTGGTTCAATATTCGGCATATCTTTAGCTGTAGGAATTAGATATTTATCAAAATTATCTGTTTTAATATATCCTTTTTCAGTTTGCAAATCTTCCATAATAGCATGGCCCATTCCCATCACAACTCCACCATATATCTGGCCTTTAACATTAGCTGGATTTATTGCTTTACCTACATCATGAGCTGCAGCCATATTTAATACTTCAAGTTCTCCAGTTCCAGTATCTACTTCAACTTCTGCAATTTGGCAGCCATAGACATAAGTAAAATATGGTCTTCCCTGTCCAGTTTCTTCATCCCAGGATATATCTGGAGTTTGATACCAGCCATATGCAGAAAGAAATACTCCCTGACTATAAGCTGTATTTATTATGTCAGCAAAAGAAACTAATTTTTTGCCTTCTTTGGTATATACATAATTGTCTCTCAATTCAAGATTATCTATTTCCTTTTCATAATTATCTGCTGCCACTTCCTTTATTACTGTTTTTAACTTTGAAGCAGCATCTTTAACTGCATTTCCTCCAACAAGTGTTCCTCGGGAAGCTACTGTAGAACCACTTTCTGGAGCAACTGATGTATCAGATTCCATGAAATTTATTTTATCAAGACTTATCCCCAATTCTTCTGCAGCAATTTGAGAATAAACTGTTTTTAATCCCTGACCATTTTCTGATAAACCTCCATAAATTATTAAACTACCATCTTTTTGAATAGATACTATAGCACCAGCAGCATCTACACCTTCTGCTCCAAGACTTACACCGCGATAACTGATGGCCATTCCTATTCCACGTTTTTTGTCTCCTTTTTGTTCTTTACTATATTCTTCTAATTTTTCCTTATAATCTATTGCATTCATTGCCTTTGTCATAACTTCATCAAGACTTACTTCGTGATCATCTAATTTTTGGCCACTTGCTGTTTTAGAATCATT
It includes:
- a CDS encoding xanthine dehydrogenase family protein subunit M yields the protein MLEYEFLQAKKIDEALNYLDKYNKVKLIAGGTDLLVEMHKDDIDNDKVDYLLDISNITEMKGIKEKEDKIEIGALVTHSELVKSELINKNSAVLAQGAVTIGSTQIRNRGTVGGNVVNASPAADLLSPLIALKAEVVLKSVNGTRSLSLPEFITGPYSTDLNKNEILTKVILPKYSDKYYSIFKKIKRRKAVDIARLNMAIVSKVNKENKFEDIRIVPGSATPSPQAFSEIEKELEGAIINDINYENLGEKIGEEMVSITGERWSTPYKKPAIGSLLKKSLTGIIKEVKANG
- a CDS encoding molybdopterin cofactor-binding domain-containing protein gives rise to the protein EESIKESYKRHPYYLKYKVGAKENGDLVAMEIEAVADSGAYACQTPFVTWRSVVQATGPYEVPHVKTDTYGFYTNNVYTGAMRGYGSPPTIFAQEQLMEELAEELDMKPHELRQKNMYHNDSKTASGQKLDDHEVSLDEVMTKAMNAIDYKEKLEEYSKEQKGDKKRGIGMAISYRGVSLGAEGVDAAGAIVSIQKDGSLIIYGGLSENGQGLKTVYSQIAAEELGISLDKINFMESDTSVAPESGSTVASRGTLVGGNAVKDAASKLKTVIKEVAADNYEKEIDNLELRDNYVYTKEGKKLVSFADIINTAYSQGVFLSAYGWYQTPDISWDEETGQGRPYFTYVYGCQIAEVEVDTGTGELEVLNMAAAHDVGKAINPANVKGQIYGGVVMGMGHAIMEDLQTEKGYIKTDNFDKYLIPTAKDMPNIEPIIVENPDPNGPYGAKSIGEPTLELGSAAIANATAQALNRRIRDLPLNLERVLIGRNLSKGGDK